The sequence below is a genomic window from Aureispira sp. CCB-E.
GAGCAGCGACAAATGCAAGGTTTGTTAGTCGTTCAAAAGGTAAAACAAATTCGAAAGGATCTCCCCCATTGTGGGGTTAGAAAACTGTATTATTTATTAGGCGATTTCTTGAGGCGACATCAAATTAAATTGGGTAGAGACAAGTTATTTGTCTTATTATCAGAGCATAACTTACTCATAAAGCGCAAAAAAACAAGGCGAACGACCTTTTCTTATCATCACTTTAGGAAGTATCCTAACATAATTAAAAAACTGGAAGTTGTACGACCTAATCAGCTCTGGGTCAGTGATATTACTTATATTTCTTTAGGGGCTAGCTTTGCTTATCTAATCCTGATTACAGATGCTTATTCTAGAAAGATCATAGGTTGGTCGTTACAAGAAAATTTAAGCGCAACAGGTCCTTTAAATGCTCTATCACAGGCTTTAAAACAACGAACGGAAGGCAAATCTCAACCCTTAATTCATCACTCTGATCGAAGGCTGCAATATTGCTGTAATGCCTACATTGAAAAATTAAAAGATAATAAGGTCAAGATTTCTATGACAGAAAATGGAGATCCTTATGAAAATGCTTTAGCAGAACGAGTACACAGAACATTGAAAGAGGAATTTTTATCCTATTATTTTTACTTTAACTATGAAGAGGCTCAAGCAGCTATTGATAAGGTAATTCGATTATACAATAACCGACGCCCTCACTTAAGTTTAGCTTATCAAACCCCAGCTGCTGTGCATCAGGAAGAAGCCTTCTCATGTTCCATTTAGATGAAAACTCCTCTCCTTTTTTACAAAAGGAGTTTCCATCCAAATGAAATCCCTGCTTTTTAACTTTTTTTTCAAAAAAACTTATTCATTTTTCTGAATAATGCGCAAACCAAGATATGTCAACTTTTTTTAGGACGATACATAAGCTCGAAAATGTTGAACAAGGCTAAATCGATGGCTGTTGTTCCGAATAGTAATGCCCTAATATTTGTACTTTGGATATCTAGGACGTATTTGCATTAAATGCAGTATCCAATGATACTAGGTTATATACTTGAAACAAAAAATCATGATAGTAACAGTAGGGAATTTAATTGGTCCTAACATTTTTATGTTAGGACTTTTTCAAATTTTTAATATTTATAACGTCACAGATGCATTAATTTTGCCAATTTTTGCGTTCTTGCTCTCGGTGGTGGAGAACTACTTTTATAGGGTATTTCTCTTTCAGATGTTTGGCTATACTATCTGCAGAAAAAACGGAACGATGTTGCCCGCCTGTACACCCAAAATTAATGCAAAGATTAGCAAATCCTCGTTTTATATAATTTTCTACTGCTTCATCTATAATCCCTTTGACTTGCTCAATAAAGTCATGAATAGTGCTCTCTTTTTCAAAAAAATCGATAACGGCTTGATCTCTGCCTGTTAATTTTTTGTATGGCTGATAGCGACCAGGGTTATGGATAAATCGACAATCAAAAACAAATCCGCCACCATTGCCCGAATCGTCTTTTGGGATACCTCTTTTGTATGAAAAACTTTTTACTTGAACAGTTAACTGTTCTGCTTTTTGTTTTGCAATTATTGGTCTTAACGAATGTTGGGTAACCAACTGTTTAGAGACCTCTTTGAGGTAAGATAAATCAATAGGGAAACGAATGTTTTCTATTAGCCAATCCAAGTTGGCTAAAGCAAATGGGATGCTTGCTATGAAATGTTCTTTTTGTTGATATAACCCTTTAAAACCATAAGCCCCCAAGACTTGCAATGTTCTTAATAAGGCAAAAAGGTAAAAATTACCTTTGAATTTTTGAGTATCAATGCTTGTTAACTTTGATGCTTCTTGGATGTAATAATCCAATAGCTCTTGGCGTAGTTTATTTGGTAAATTAGCTTTTGCTTGGAACAAAAGAGAGACAACATCATATTGCAATGGCCCCTTTTTTCCTCCTTGGTAATCTATAAAATAGACCGTTTGATCGTGTAGCATTATATTCCTAGCTTGGAAATCTCTAAACATAAAAAAAGCTTGGGATTCTTGCGCTAGATGATTTGTCAAACGTTGAAAGTCTTGTTCTAGTGCATATTCATCAAATTCTATTTTTGTTGTTTTTAAAAAACAGTATTTAAAATAGTTCAAATCCCACAACATAGCCTGTTCGTTAAAAGAAACAGGAGTATGATATACTTCAACAGGTAAATTTTGAATTCCCTTGATTTGCATTTTTGCTAAAGCTGACAATGCTTTCTTATAATAGCTTATAGTGCTATCGGAAGGAATTCCATCTTTTCGCTCTATCTCTAGATGTTGCAACAATGTTTGATCTCCTAAGTCTTGTAATAGATAGATATTATTTTCTAAATTTTGGGCATATAGTTGAGGTACCCGAATTCCCATTTCTAAGAAGTGTTTTGTATAATCAACAAAGGTTTTGTTCTCCCCAAAATTAGCATTAAAAGCGGCTAAAGCTGTTTTTTGAGCCCCTTTTAATCTAAAATATTGCCTGTCTGATCCTGATTGTGGAAGTATTTGCATACTTTGAATAGGTTCTTTTGCCCAAGATTCAAATAAGGCACTAATTTGCTGTTGTAACTTAGTATCCAATCTAATGTTTTTTTATGGTTAAAATAGTTAAGTCAGTTTACAAACTTAGCAATTGTTCTTAAAAAACAAAGCATTACAACACACTTATAAGATGCTGTACAAATTATTAATCTTACAATCTAATAAAAATGCACCGACATGCACACCAAAGTACACATTAACCGCTATATAGCAGATCAAATAGGAATGCCCAAAACTTCTAGGGAGATAGATCAAATGCACCGATTTTTTGAAACATATATGAAGTATATTGCATTAACCGTTTTGCGGTTGAACGGAGCAAAATACAAAGAAGCAAAAAGTTACATTACCAAGGCATGGATTCCATGTAATGAAGATCAACTTCGAAAGATGGTGCTTACTTTGTTGAATCAAAGGGCAAACAACAAACAATACTGGATACAATTATTAAAAAAAAATAAGGCATTGCGTGTCTCTATTGAATTATTATTCAACTATGCAGGGAGAATTAGAAACCTTACTTTTCATGGAAATTTTTATGCATTTGAAGAGGGGGAAACAGAGCTTATTTACGCTATTTATATCGAAGCAATAGAATCTTTGGAACGTTTGATTGCAAAGCAAAAACGAGGGAATAAAATTCTAAAAAATACTCCAACAGAATTTGGGGCAGGTCGCGGGCATCTAGTTACTAAAAATCAATTCAAACAGATCTTACCTTTTCAAACAGCAGGTCTACCATACTCTTACGCTAAGGCACAGCAACTCTACGATACATTATGAAATACTAATTTTATAAATATTTCTATCATGGAACAAAGTATACGGTTGTTTCTGGTTCAAGCAATGAGGAGGTACACGAGAAGTCTGCTGATATAACATTTACAGATTATTATACTTTTGGCTTGCAAATCAAAAATACGAAAAATGGTATCAAAGTAGGTATTGCGAAAGACATCTCTTTTGCCAATAAAAATTATGGTAGAATGTACCTCAATATGATGAGAATGTGCAACTATGTGGACCTGTTGAAATCGGCTAAAAGCATAAAGAAATATCATAATAACAACTTTGTCTTTTGAGTGAAATAGTAAAAAGCAATGAACCACTACTATTAATGCGAAAAATGAATATATTTACCCCATTATTCAATCATAGTGGGGTATCTCCCATTAAAATCATCCAATTATATGAAACAATACTTTTCCTTCCTTGCGGTGTTTATTTTATGTGTTCAAGCTTCTGTTTTAAAAGCACAGAACGTTCATATTCCTGATCAGACTTTTAAGAATTATCTGATTACTGGAGGGGTAGACACTAATCAAGATTTTGAAATACAAATATCAGAAGCTCAAAATTTTACAGGGTTAATTAACATTAACGGTCTTGCAATTTCCGATTTAACAGGCTTAGAAGAATTTACAAAATTAACTAGGTTATACTGTGAAGTAACAAACATAACATCCTTAGATGTAAGCGCTAATGTCATGTTGACAGAGTTACATTGTGGCAATAACGACTTAACTTCTTTAGACCTCTCTAACAATGTGAATTTAACAAATTTAAAATGCTACGTCTTAAAAATAACAGAACTAGACCTCTCTAATAATGTCAATTTAGTAGAATTGGATTGTAGACAAGATAGTTTATTAACGAGAATTAATATTAGAAATGGTAACAATACAGCAATCACTAGCTTCCTTGCCAATGACAATCCTGCTCTGACTTGTATTGAAGTGGATAGTGTTGCTTATTCAACAGCCAACTGGACGAATATAGATGTTGGAGTTGTTTTTAGTACAAGCTGTTTTACGGGCATTAATACTGTAGGTCAACTACCTTCACTTCGAGCATACCCCAATCCAGCTGCTAAGACATTGACTGTAGATATGGGGGAGACTGTTTTGTCTGCCAAGATTACGGTTTTTAATACTATTGGGCAAATTGTAAGCTCTGAGGATCACAAAAATATTGCTTCCTTAGACTTAAACATACAAGGGCTACCAGGATGGTATTTTATTCAAATTGAAACCGAAAAAGGCAACCAAACTATTAAGGTACTCAAACAAGAGTAATCCTTTTAGTACAACTAAAAAGCACAAACTAACATCTATGTAATGTAAAAATTAAAAATGCTTAACAACTGTATGCCCCGCAGATATTGGAGATTAAAAAAAATAACATATCTTTATATCCATTATTCAATCATAGTGGGGCATCTCCCATTAAAATCATCCAATTATATGAAACAGTACTTTTCCTTCCTTGCGGCGTTTATTTTATGTGTTCAAGCTTCTGTTTTAAAAGCACAGAATGTTCATATTCCTGATCAGACTTTTAAGAATTATTTATTTAGTAAAGGAGTAGACACTAATCAAGATTTTGAAATACAAGTATCAGAAGCTCAGAACTATACAGGAGTTATCAATATAGCAGGATTAGCAATTACAGATTTAACAGGCTTGGAAGAATTTACTTCTATTCAAATTCTGTCTTGTGAAGATGTTCCTATTACTTCTTTAAATGTTAGTGCGAATGTGATGCTTACGCATTTGCGTTGTTCTAATAATCCTATATCTTCTTTAGATTTATCCCATAATATCAATTTAGTAAGTTTAACTTGCCAAAGAACGAACATCACGCATCTAGATTTATCCAATAATGTCAATTTGACAGAGTTGGATTGCAGATCAGATAGTTCTTTAGTTGCTTTAGATATAAGAAATGGGAACAATACTTCTATGACTAATTTCCTTGTAAATGGAAACCCTTTATTACAATGTATAGAAGTAGATGATTCTACTTATTCTACCACTAATTGGACTAATATTGATCCCAACGCATATTTTAGCACCAACTGCTTTTATTTAGGCACTACTGAAGCTTTAGGAAAAAACAAGATACAAGCTCATTTTTATCCTAATCCAATGAAAAATGCCTTGACGATAGATTTAGGAACAACTTTTTCTTCCATTAAAGTTACTATTTCTAATCCGATTGGGCAGCTTTTACAAACTAATACTTATACTAACCAAAACCGCCTTGACTTAAACATACAAGGACTACCAGGCTGGTATTTTATTCAAATTGAAACCGAAAAAGGCAACCAAACTATTAAGGTGCTTAAACAATAGAAAAAAGTGGCTTAGTGCTATGAATTACCAAAGCTCTAAGTCCCTTCTATTTCTGAAATTAAACTCTCCCAATACACACTTCCTTTCTTTGGATTTTTTATATTAAGAACAAATATTGAGTCAATAAAAATGGGCTATTGAATTGACTTAATATTTTAGGATACGATTAGGTTTACTCGTGTGCAAATTTCCTTTCTCTAAGTGCTATAGAAATTTTAGAAATAATTACTTGGCTAAGCTACGGCTTGCTTCTACAAATCATTAAAGCTTGTTAGCTAATTCAATGTAATTTAGGAACAACCATTATTCACCCAATAATCAGAATTATGTCTCTATTTTTAGGTCGCCAGAGAGTCTATTTTTTACTCTTTAGCATTGTAACTAGTGCTTCCTTGCTTCAAGCACAAGCACCTGGTGGTTTTTCTACCAATTTAGGTTTATGGTTAAAAGGAGATGGTCTCCCCCTAGGTGCTAACCAAACAGCCAATTGGCAAGATGCCCACTCGACTAATGACGCCCAATTTCACCCTAATACCGTGCATTACGAAGTAGTTGAAGATATCAACTTCAATAAATCTCTACATATCAATGACGAATGGTTTGATAGTCCTTTAGATATCAACGTTAATGACCTTAATGTTTTTATGGTTTATAGACTTAGAACCAACGGAAATACTCCTTTGTGGGGCAATGGGGTTATCCCTTCTCAAAGTAGTAACAACAAAGGTCGGCAAGCAACTAGCAGTAGCATGACTACTGGGGGAACTACTGACAGCCCCTATACGGGAGCGGATAATACAAATAGGGTTTATTTAAACCACATTAATAGTATACATAATTCCAATTCCTTGATCTTTGTTAATGGAGCTAGTGTCGCCACATTGCCAACAACTGGAGCAATTGTTAGTACCCCAACAAGCGGAACAGATTCTACACATCAAGGAATATTTATTGGTAAGACAGATAATACAGCAACAACTTCTGGTCCTGGTTCGGATGTATTGGATGTTGCAGAATTTATTGTTTATAGAGGAGCTGTTAATCCCACCCAAAGAAACCAAATCAATTCTTATCTAGCCATTAAATATGGAATAACTATAACTGCCCATAACTATTTGAGCAGTACTGGGACTGTTCTTTGGGATCAAGGAACGAATACAGGATTTGATAATGATATTGTTGGCATAGCTAGGGATAACGGTTCGGGATTAAATCAAACACAATCTAAAAGTGTAAATGTAGGTTCTCTAATCACCATATCTAATAGTGCATCCAACGGAGAAGCTTTATTGGTTGGTAATAATGGAGGAGCAACAGGAAGTGCTGTGACTTTCCAAGAGGGAAATAGTTTCTTGAGAAAAGGGATGAGAATAAACAAGATTTGGAAGTGTCAAAAAACGGGAGCTTTTAACAATTTCAGCATTAATATTGACAATGGGATTAGCCTTCCAAGTGGATTTAATACAAATAATATTTTTCTCTTAGTATCGGATAATGCTTCTTTCAATTCAAATTTAAGAGCTTATCCTTTGCTAAACTTTGATGCTAGTAATGTTCTGCTGAATGATGGTGACTTTTTTACAATTGCTCGGTCGGATGCTGCTTTGTGGGTGAAGGGTGATCCAACCCACAACTCTATTTCAGGAAGCGCAATTAATAGTTATTATGATTATGTATTAGGAGTGAATACAATGAATAGCCATGCACTCTCTGGAAATCTTCCTCTATACACACCTAACAGTGCAAACTCTGCCATCAATTTCCATCCTTATGCCACCTTCAATCAAGGGAATCATCGCAATTTTTTAGAAAGAGATAATTTTACTGGTTTTGGAGAAAGTGGCACTTCTATTTTTATGGTATTGAGGCGAGACGATCAGAACACAAGTACAGAAGCGATGATGTCCTATGCTGTAGGAAATAGTACATCACAAGCCAATGAATGGTTGATAGATAATCCTTCAGATGTTGAAGTTTTTGTGGAGGCAGGAGCTCTTAGTGGTGGGCATGAAGATAATTATGACATAGAGGATAATATTCCTCATATTATTTCGAATATAAGAGGAAATGGTAATCAGGATCATCTTCGGGTGGATGCCGATCAAGATAGTGAGAATTACCACAACAACACTGTAATTAATAGTAGAGGTCGACTAATTTTTGGACAAGAACAAGACGATTTAAGTTATACAATAGGCAGTTTCGAGGCAAACCAAGAATACGAAGGAGATTTTGCAGAAGCCATTGTCTTTAATAAAAGAGTTAGCAATAACGATCGAGATGCGATTGAATCCTATTTGGCTATAAAATATGGGATAACTTTATCAGGAGATTATAAGATTTATGATGGGAATACGCTCGCCACTACTTGGGATCAAAGCTCAAACAATACATATCACAGAAATATAGGAGGAATAGGTCGGGATGACGCTTTTAACTTAGATCAGAGGAAATCTAAAAGCCAAAATGGTTCAACTTCGGAAGTAGTGATTGAACACACGGGGATATTTCCTAACGATATGTGTCATTTGATCTGGGGGGCTAATAACGGAACTTATGATAATATTACTTCATCTGGTGCACCATCCGGGTATAAATTATCTCAAAAGCGATGGAAAGTTCAAAACTATAATAACAGAATTGGTTTGGTAACGGTAACTTTACCTGTGCCACCATCTTTGATTGGTCAAAGTTTGTCTGATGTTCGATTAATTGTGAGTGATAATCAAAATTTTAACGCTGGAAATATAAGCCAATACACTGGTTCCGTTAATAATAATGAAATTACATTTTCCAATGTTTCATTATCTGATGACAGGTATTTTGCTTTAGGTTTTTCTGAAAATGTAGGATACATTAATTTGGACCCTGGTGCCCCTACTACTTTCGAAGCTTGCCCAGGTTCTGACGTTCAATTTAATTATGCTAACTTGAGTGACCATCCAGACAGAATTGAATTTAGAGATACAACTGGTGCTGCTTTGATCTTAAATGTGAGCCCAACAAATACAAGTGGTTCTGGAAATACCCGAAACGGTACTATTAACCTAACAATTCCTACGAATGCAGGAACTGGTAATGTGCGACTCTTATTTAACAATACGGTTGTTTATAATTTTAACGGAAACTTAGTGGTTCATAATCCTAAACTGGATTTTTTACCACAAACTAGCCCCATCTGTGCTACCGACACAGTGCCTTTAATTGGTTTTCCCAGTGGAGGTATTTTTTCTGTTGATACTTTATATAATGTTGCGTCTTATCCCAATTTAATAGTAAACAATACTATTATTGGAGATTCTGCAAAGTGGAGTAATGTGAACGATAATTTTAAAGATATTCTAATTAATTATTCTTATACACCTACTTACATTAACGGTACACCTTGCCTCCAATCCGTAAATAAAAAGAAATGGATCAATATCAGAGATAATAGATTAGACGAAGTTGTCTTTAATTATATCATTGCGAATCCTCCTAGCCCCAACAAAGTATTAGAGCTAGATTCAAATACAATTAGTAATATCAGCCCCAATTTATTAGACCCCAACTCTAACTTTAATTATCCGGTCTCCTTTTCAGGAACCTATGTAACTTTTGACAGTGCAGCAAATAGATATGAATTTCTTACAGACCAAGCCAACAGTAATAACCCTGTAACGATACGCTACAACAACAATGGTTGTATAGGAGAAGCAACAGGGACAATAGATGTTTATCCTCCTTTGCAAATAATAGGTTTACTCGATACAGTCTGCTCAGAAGCTGCTCCTTTTGAGTTTACAAGAGATACCTTATCAGATTATGCTTATAGGAGAGATACAGTTTTGTACAGTTTTTCTAATATTACAGTACTACAGTTTTATGAGTATAATAAAATTACTAGAGTTACCACAGATATAAGTGCTTATCAAAATGCCATTGATACTATTACGACAGCTCCTAATAATGAGCGATATCGTTTTACGCCTATCAATATCCCTTTGAGTGCAGATACTGTTGCCATGCAAATGGAGTACACAACAACAATAACAACTATCGTTACAAGATCAGGAAACCCACCTGGTAGCCCTACGACAAGAAGCTACAGTTTTATAGCTTTTGATACAATACACATGCAAGATAGACCCGTACCTCAAATTCTAAACCTAGACAGTACTTATTGCCCTAATGCGAGTACCGTAGCCATACAAACTACGCCTGACTTTGAATATAATGCACGAACCTATTTTGAATTTAGAGGAGATGATGCCTTTGGATATAACTTACTAGACACCTTGCAACAAGATACCTTATTCGATCCTAGTTACCATTATGATAAACATGTTCCGTTAAAAGATAGGCATCTAAATGTTCAATTAATTTATGTTGTAGATCGATATGGTTGTGTTGATAAAGACACTGCTTATACAAGAATAGTGGCGCCTGTTCAACCTATTTTTTATCCGCAACCTGCTTATTGTACAAGTGATTTCCCAACCCCATTATTGCCCACATTTGCTCCTGGTAGCTTTACGCCATTTTCAGTCGTAGCTACGTTCTTGTCTAGGCCAGGATTAGATACTGTAACACAACTTTTTGACCCAAGTGTTCCTGGCCCTGGAAATCATTTAGCAACATTGCAAATGATTGATAATTTTGGTTGCCGGAGCGAATTTACGGACACTCTATTTGTTAGGGTACCTCCGCAAATCAAGTTGCAAGCAGACAATCCCCATAGAACAGGTTTTTGTTCTAATGAAATAAATGTACCTCTGAGTACTATTTTGTTATCAGGAAATCCAGCAGACACCGTTGTTTATTTAGGTGCAGGGGTAACAGGCAATACTTTAGACCCTAGTGCTATTTTTCCAGGAAGTAATGGAGGAACCTCACCTATTTCTGTTATTTATACAGATAGTTTTGGTTGTCAAGGAAGAGATGATGTAACGCTTACCATTCGACCAATTCCAGTTCTTAGATTAGATAGTTCTATAATTGGTCAGAGATACTGTGGCAATGACCCTGCTTTTACTATTGAAGGTTTTGTACGAGATACTTCTGGTAACTTCCAAGCAGAAAATGGTTCGATTAGAGGTGATGGAGTTGTTTTGATCAATGGTGTTTACTATTATGATCCTAGTACTATTTTAGTCGATAGTCTTCATCTTGATACAGTTCAATATACATTTTCAGATGTGTATGGTTGCACCAATACTATTTCTGAAGTAGTAAGAATAGATTCCGTTCCCGAAGTTTCTCTAACGGGGCTAAATCTAAAATACTGTATTGATGATCCTATAGATCAATTTGTAGGGTTACCTGATAGTAACTTTCAAACCAGTGGTACTTTCTACGGTGGTCCAGGAGTTAACCCTAATACAGGCGTTTTCACACCTTCTCAAGCGGGTACTGGCAAAAAAGTAGTGTTTTATACCTTTGAAGATAGAAATTCTTGTCAAAGCACAGCATATGACACTACAATAGTGTATGGTTTGCCAACTCCCCTTTTTGGAGGTTACCAAACTCAATACTGTACGGCAGCCGCCGAGGATACTTTAGAAAGTTTTAACCTGCCACTTGTGGGAAGTTCTTATTATTATTTCGGAGGAAGTATTATTTCAGATACTGCTTTGGGGATTATTTCTCCTAACAGGGATAGTTCCGGTCTAAAAACAATCTATTATACATTCATAGATTCGGTAGGCTGTTCGAATACAGATAGTGTTAATATATATATCCACCCATCCCCTGAAATTGTAGTTGATGGCTTAGATTCTGCTTATTGCTTTAATGCGCCTGAAGACAACATATCCGTCTTCCCTTCAGGTGTTTTGGTAGGATCGAGTTCACCTGGATTTACAAGTAGTGGAAATAGCATCTTCTTTGACCCTGACCAAGATACGGCGGGGATAAAAGTATTCACTTATATTTATACCGATCCTAACACCACTTGTGCCGATACCCTTACATCTAGGACTTTAGTTTATAAACCTCAGACACCTAGTTACATTGGTTTAGATAACTTTTATTGTGAAACTAGGGACACGTTCCCCATTACAGGTATTCCAATTGGAGGGGTTTTCAGTGGTCAAGGAATTATTGGAAACGGCTTTAGTCCAGCAAAAGCGGGTGGAGGTTTACATACAATTTCTTACTCTGTGAATGACACGCTACTATATAATGCAGACACCCTAGTTTGTCAAGTAGATACAATTACCAATGTGCGAGTTAGCCCGCTTCCTGTTCCTACGATTCTTAGTCCTGGAAACAACTACAGATTTTGCAGTGCAGATACCAGCACCATTTTAGTTAGTGGAACTCCCTTTACTTGGAACACATTTAAAAGCAACACGGGAGGTGTTCAATACACAATAACCACAGCCGAGGATACTTTGAGTCATAACCCGCTAACTATTCGTTACTATCCAGATACGACCTATTATTTTGACCCTTCTTTGGTTGTAGAAGGAACTCATTTTGTGACATATATTGCAATGGATAGCCTCACTGGTTGTCAAGATAGTATTCAGTACACTTATATTGTTGATGATTATACAAGTCCTTTCTTTGCCTTAGATTCTGTTTATTGTGAATCGGCAGACTCTGTTATTTTGTTCGGAGTA
It includes:
- a CDS encoding phosphotransferase; the protein is MDTKLQQQISALFESWAKEPIQSMQILPQSGSDRQYFRLKGAQKTALAAFNANFGENKTFVDYTKHFLEMGIRVPQLYAQNLENNIYLLQDLGDQTLLQHLEIERKDGIPSDSTISYYKKALSALAKMQIKGIQNLPVEVYHTPVSFNEQAMLWDLNYFKYCFLKTTKIEFDEYALEQDFQRLTNHLAQESQAFFMFRDFQARNIMLHDQTVYFIDYQGGKKGPLQYDVVSLLFQAKANLPNKLRQELLDYYIQEASKLTSIDTQKFKGNFYLFALLRTLQVLGAYGFKGLYQQKEHFIASIPFALANLDWLIENIRFPIDLSYLKEVSKQLVTQHSLRPIIAKQKAEQLTVQVKSFSYKRGIPKDDSGNGGGFVFDCRFIHNPGRYQPYKKLTGRDQAVIDFFEKESTIHDFIEQVKGIIDEAVENYIKRGFANLCINFGCTGGQHRSVFSADSIAKHLKEKYPIKVVLHHREQERKNWQN
- a CDS encoding T9SS type A sorting domain-containing protein, with protein sequence MKQYFSFLAAFILCVQASVLKAQNVHIPDQTFKNYLFSKGVDTNQDFEIQVSEAQNYTGVINIAGLAITDLTGLEEFTSIQILSCEDVPITSLNVSANVMLTHLRCSNNPISSLDLSHNINLVSLTCQRTNITHLDLSNNVNLTELDCRSDSSLVALDIRNGNNTSMTNFLVNGNPLLQCIEVDDSTYSTTNWTNIDPNAYFSTNCFYLGTTEALGKNKIQAHFYPNPMKNALTIDLGTTFSSIKVTISNPIGQLLQTNTYTNQNRLDLNIQGLPGWYFIQIETEKGNQTIKVLKQ
- a CDS encoding T9SS type A sorting domain-containing protein — encoded protein: MKQYFSFLAVFILCVQASVLKAQNVHIPDQTFKNYLITGGVDTNQDFEIQISEAQNFTGLININGLAISDLTGLEEFTKLTRLYCEVTNITSLDVSANVMLTELHCGNNDLTSLDLSNNVNLTNLKCYVLKITELDLSNNVNLVELDCRQDSLLTRINIRNGNNTAITSFLANDNPALTCIEVDSVAYSTANWTNIDVGVVFSTSCFTGINTVGQLPSLRAYPNPAAKTLTVDMGETVLSAKITVFNTIGQIVSSEDHKNIASLDLNIQGLPGWYFIQIETEKGNQTIKVLKQE
- a CDS encoding IS3 family transposase; amino-acid sequence: MKKSRPRASVKQMSGLFGKTRQAWYKAIKRSEQRQMQGLLVVQKVKQIRKDLPHCGVRKLYYLLGDFLRRHQIKLGRDKLFVLLSEHNLLIKRKKTRRTTFSYHHFRKYPNIIKKLEVVRPNQLWVSDITYISLGASFAYLILITDAYSRKIIGWSLQENLSATGPLNALSQALKQRTEGKSQPLIHHSDRRLQYCCNAYIEKLKDNKVKISMTENGDPYENALAERVHRTLKEEFLSYYFYFNYEEAQAAIDKVIRLYNNRRPHLSLAYQTPAAVHQEEAFSCSI